A genome region from Euphorbia lathyris chromosome 4, ddEupLath1.1, whole genome shotgun sequence includes the following:
- the LOC136227761 gene encoding uncharacterized protein isoform X1 has product MTSGINSMNWFLIIVSITILHRVGSLNSVAAVCEFSFLDGNKLYNFTLASPLPKFPHGILSEDGFYKVAENGSVLWFQLCDGMIFNHNPPRCVDCLECGGPSRCGMECSALVSNSIGGYDVCTTIGHVSNTITEIIDKQKPEKGVLVKMSNTVKISTGSEMNCSLTVSVICNANGVQGPHSLEKLGTCDYAAELQHPAGCATILFIHGKGLGWFSILVIIILCLFGAYLMVGTGFRYFFLGVHGLDMIPNMDFWARITQKTQSFFASLVRKFRGPTEVHRSTYSPVNF; this is encoded by the exons ATGACATCAGGAATCAACTCGATGAATTGGTTCCTGATTATAGTCTCTATAACGATTCTACACCGAGTTGGGTCTCTCAACTCGGTCGCTGCCGTCTGCGAGTTCAGTTTTCTCGACGGAAATAAGCTTTATAACTTCACTTTGGCATCTCCTCTCCCAAAATTTCCTCATGGTATCCTCAGCGAAGATGG ATTTTATAAGGTAGCAGAAAACGGGTCTGTGCTCTGGTTTCAG CTATGCGATGGAATGATTTTTAATCACAACCCACCTAGATGTGTTGATTGTCTG GAATGTGGGGGCCCATCACGCTGTGGCATGGAATGTAGTGCACTTGTGTCAAACAGTATAGGAG GTTATGATGTATGCACTACTATTGGACATGTCTCAAACACCATCACTGAAATCATTG ATAAACAGAAACCTGAGAAGGGTGTTCTTGTTAAGATGTCAAATACAGTTAAGATATCCACTGGCTCTGAGATGAATTGTTCACTCACTGTCTCTGTAATCTGCAATGCAAATGGTGTTCAG GGGCCACACTCACTGGAGAAATTAGGGACATGTGATTAT GCTGCAGAACTACAACATCCAGCTGGTTGTGCTACAATTTTGTTTATTCATGGGAAAGGATTGGGCTGGTTTTCTATCCTAGTAATCAT TATCTTATGCCTTTTTGGAGCGTACTTGATGGTGGGCACAGGTTTTCGATATTTCTTCCTTGGCGTTCATGGTTTAGAT ATGATTCCGAATATGGATTTTTGGGCCAGAATAACACAGAAAACACAG AGCTTTTTTGCATCTTTGGTGCGGAAATTTAGAGGACCTACAGAAGTTCACCGGAGTACCTATTCTCCGGTCAACTTCTAA
- the LOC136227761 gene encoding uncharacterized protein isoform X2 has translation MIFNHNPPRCVDCLECGGPSRCGMECSALVSNSIGGYDVCTTIGHVSNTITEIIDKQKPEKGVLVKMSNTVKISTGSEMNCSLTVSVICNANGVQGPHSLEKLGTCDYAAELQHPAGCATILFIHGKGLGWFSILVIIILCLFGAYLMVGTGFRYFFLGVHGLDMIPNMDFWARITQKTQSFFASLVRKFRGPTEVHRSTYSPVNF, from the exons ATGATTTTTAATCACAACCCACCTAGATGTGTTGATTGTCTG GAATGTGGGGGCCCATCACGCTGTGGCATGGAATGTAGTGCACTTGTGTCAAACAGTATAGGAG GTTATGATGTATGCACTACTATTGGACATGTCTCAAACACCATCACTGAAATCATTG ATAAACAGAAACCTGAGAAGGGTGTTCTTGTTAAGATGTCAAATACAGTTAAGATATCCACTGGCTCTGAGATGAATTGTTCACTCACTGTCTCTGTAATCTGCAATGCAAATGGTGTTCAG GGGCCACACTCACTGGAGAAATTAGGGACATGTGATTAT GCTGCAGAACTACAACATCCAGCTGGTTGTGCTACAATTTTGTTTATTCATGGGAAAGGATTGGGCTGGTTTTCTATCCTAGTAATCAT TATCTTATGCCTTTTTGGAGCGTACTTGATGGTGGGCACAGGTTTTCGATATTTCTTCCTTGGCGTTCATGGTTTAGAT ATGATTCCGAATATGGATTTTTGGGCCAGAATAACACAGAAAACACAG AGCTTTTTTGCATCTTTGGTGCGGAAATTTAGAGGACCTACAGAAGTTCACCGGAGTACCTATTCTCCGGTCAACTTCTAA